The Panicum hallii strain FIL2 chromosome 9, PHallii_v3.1, whole genome shotgun sequence genome has a window encoding:
- the LOC112874905 gene encoding uncharacterized protein LOC112874905 isoform X1, which produces MAAGGRGPLAPAPAPEAVPAAAAAAAGAAADEVVRRVRPTEASERRRAEVVDYARRLVGSALGCEVLAFGSVPLKTYLPDGDIDLTVLGNTSYDSTLVNDVSCILESEEQNSDAEFVVKNLEQINAEVRLIKCTIGNIIVDISFNQTGGICALCFLELVDRKVGKNHLVKRSIMLIKAWCYYESRLLGAQHGLISTYALEVLILYIFNLFHKSLHSPLEVLYRFLEYFSKFDWDNYCISLNGPVALSSLPNLNVEATFTHTDDLLFDEEFLKSSVDKATVPPRNSDACYTRFRPKHLNIIDPLKECNNLGRSVNRASFHRIRTAFLYGARKLGHILMLPPEVIPDEIYGFFTTTLGRNGRGVRPDTSSNSAFHASFGTGEALLEDIYSMKISYDEQHENTTSYYLSKSLGDKNLYVGKNGPTHLNSSFPRVHNTALSTGLSTRSSNSVHHAPEQNLSFYQGNGHAGSRKCYSNHEVEQVPHCTAKAFHMDDRPSIQSQIPVEKQYLPRSPLSLPDLSGDLDSQFRCLRQVQYHLEYLFDGFLQSVHEASSADTFHIPAHSILFNRDAGMPSLLLPSSAKSNGGNTSPVPCSQSIEYVSQHLQNENPLDRTCQQNVSLPSGTNVPSTRLSPSSCADSEVSSVSWCYSSEDSAEMHGSGKDMHFSRKRCDTHKEQLASSRENGKTLSNQPVRFESNQNSGPGTRFVSHREQVALDTRTKELTIDQALKIQGYIRSDRKIVEKLNCHTRKEFVRHEDEARHVPKYCQDVCSNKNFLQKQYDNDMESTQAPSAMNQMPKHQSFNIPNTTECAGASLCKNLPIKQSFGTRKEHEIFDWPTKQRPIYEPLNLENRRSGWDCSKKISAGKQNYYNHKEHLSFVGGTGDMPCSNAVNSPNGLEREVNSNNLVQNGSRLRPLLPEVSLSCHHINSQKMSPVSTSQSYFPVANGQPLETIEFGSLGPFALKSNRTTNTQTAITDAPPLVLQRYRAATTENRPPGSCKVGDEDEFPPLSPGIRIFMGA; this is translated from the exons GTTCTTGCATTTGGATCGGTTCCACTTAAGACTTATCTTCCTGATGGGGATATTGATCTAACTGTCCTTGGAAATACATCTTATGATAGTACTTTGGTTAATGATGTTTCCTGCATCCTTGAGTCAGAGGAGCAGAACAGTGATGCTGAATTTGTAGTGAAGAACTTGGAACAAATCAATGCTGAG GTCAGGCTCATTAAATGCACTATTGGAAATATTATAGTTGATATCTCATTCAATCAAACTGGCGGGATCTGCGCACTCTGCTTCCTTGAGCTG GTCGATCGTAAAGTTGGTAAGAACCATCTAGTTAAAAGGAGCATCATGTTGATCAAGGCATGGTGCTATTATGAAAGTCGCCTACTAGGAGCTCAACATGGACTAATATCCACATATGCACTGGAAGTACTTATCCTTTACATATTCAATCTATTTCACAAATCTCTCCACAGCCCTCTGGAG GTTCTTTATAGGTTTCTGGAATATTTTAGCAAGTTTGACTGGGACAACtattgcataagtttaaatggCCCTGTTGCTTTGTCATCTTTGCCAAACTTAAATG TTGAAGCTACATTTACACATACTGATGACTTATTGTTTGACGAAGAGTTCCTTAAGAGCTCAGTGGATAAAGCAACTGTACCTCCAAGAAATTCTGATGCATGCTATACGAGATTTCGTCCAAAACATCTAAACATAATTGATCCACTGAAGGAGTGCAACAATCTTGGCCGAAGTGTGAACAGAG CTAGCTTTCATCGTATTCGAACAGCTTTCTTATATGGTGCTCGAAAGCTTGGTCATATCCTCATGTTACCACCAGAAGTTATTCCTGATGAAATTTACGGTTTTTTCACAACCACTTTGGGAAGGAATGGAAGAGGAGTAAGACCAGATACTAGCAGCAATAGTGCATTTCATGCTTCCTTTGGTACTGGTGAGGCTCTTTTGGAAGATATATATAGTATGAAGATCTCTTACGATGAACAGCATGAGAACACAACTTCTTATTATCTTTCAAAGAGCTTGGGTGATAAGAACTTATATGTTGGAAAAAATGGACCTACACATTTGAATAGTTCTTTTCCAAGGGTCCACAACACTGCATTAAGTACTGGTTTAAGTACGAGGTCATCCAATTCTGTCCATCATGCACCCGAACAAAATTTATCGTTTTACCAAGGTAACGGTCATGCTGGCAGTAGAAAGTGTTACTCAAACCATGAAGTGGAGCAGGTACCTCACTGTACTGCCAAAGCCTTCCACATGGATGATAGGCCATCAATACAGTCACAAATTCCTGTGGAAAAACAATATCTTCCTCGTTCGCCATTGAGCTTGCCTGATCTATCAGGGGATTTGGATTCACAATTTAGATGCCTGCGTCAAGTTCAGTACCACCTCGAATACTTGTTTGATGGGTTTTTGCAGTCTGTTCACGAAGCATCTTCTGCTGATACGTTTCACATTCCTGCCCATAGTATCTTGTTCAACAGGGATGCAGGAATGCCAAGTCTACTATTGCCTTCATCTGCTAAAAGCAATGGAGGGAATACGTCTCCTGTTCCGTGTTCTCAGAGTATAGAATATGTTTCACAGCATTTACAGAATGAGAACCCATTGGACAGGACTTGCCAGCAGAATGTTTCATTGCCCTCCGGGACAAATGTTCCATCCACCAGACTTTCACCATCTTCTTGTGCTGATTCAGAGGTTTCTTCTGTTTCATGGTGTTATAGCTCTGAGGATAGTGCTGAGATGCATGGAAGCGGAAAAGACATGCACTTTTCAAGAAAG AGATGTGATACTCACAAGGAGCAATTGGCATCTTCGAGAGAGAATGGGAAAACACTGTCAAATCAACCAGTGAGGTTTGAAAGCAACCAGAACTCAGGCCCAGGAACAAGGTTTGTGTCTCACAGGGAGCAAGTTGCACTAGACACTAGAACCAAGGAACTAACAATAGATCAAGCATTGAAGATACAAGGATACATTCGATCAGATAGGAAAATTGTTGAAAAGCTCAATTGTCATACTCGAAAGGAATTTGTCCGACACGAAGATGAAGCAAGGCATGTACCgaagtactgccaggatgtatgcTCGAACAAGAACTTTTTGCAAAAGCAATATGATAATGACATGGAGTCTACACAAGCTCCCAGTGCAATGAATCAGATGCCAAAACATCAATCATTTAACATTCCAAATACTACAGAGTGTGCTGGAGCTAGCCTATGCAAGAACTTGCCTATAAAGCAGAGCTTTGGCACTAGGAAAGAGCATGAGATATTTGACTGGCCAACAAAGCAAAGACCGATTTATGAGCCATTGAATCTGGAAAACAGACGAAGTGGCTGGGATTGCTCAAAGAAGATATCAGCTGGAAAACAAAATTATTATAACCACAAGGAGCACCTGTCTTTTGTAGGAGGCACAGGGGACATGCCATGTAGCAATGCAGTAAACTCTCCAAATGGTTTAGAAAGGGAGGTTAATTCAAACAATCTCGTTCAAAATGGAAGTCGCCTAAGGCCACTGCTGCCAGAGGTGTCACTTTCTTGTCATCACATCAATAGCCAAAAGATGTCTCCAGTATCTACTTCTCAATCATACTTCCCTGTTGCAAATGGTCAACCATTGGAGACTATTGAGTTTGGATCTTTGGGCCCTTTTGCATTGAAATCAAACAGAACTACTAACACACAAACTGCCATTACAGATGCCCCTCCGTTAGTGTTACAGAGGTATAGGGCTGCCACAACCGAAAACAG GCCTCCAGGATCTTGCAAAGTGGGTGATGAAGATGAATTCCCACCTCTTAGTCCTGGGATCCG AATTTTCATGGGAGCATAG
- the LOC112874905 gene encoding uncharacterized protein LOC112874905 isoform X2 encodes MAAGGRGPLAPAPAPEAVPAAAAAAAGAAADEVVRRVRPTEASERRRAEVVDYARRLVGSALGCEVLAFGSVPLKTYLPDGDIDLTVLGNTSYDSTLVNDVSCILESEEQNSDAEFVVKNLEQINAEVRLIKCTIGNIIVDISFNQTGGICALCFLELVDRKVGKNHLVKRSIMLIKAWCYYESRLLGAQHGLISTYALEVLILYIFNLFHKSLHSPLEVLYRFLEYFSKFDWDNYCISLNGPVALSSLPNLNVEATFTHTDDLLFDEEFLKSSVDKATVPPRNSDACYTRFRPKHLNIIDPLKECNNLGRSVNRASFHRIRTAFLYGARKLGHILMLPPEVIPDEIYGFFTTTLGRNGRGVRPDTSSNSAFHASFGTGEALLEDIYSMKISYDEQHENTTSYYLSKSLGDKNLYVGKNGPTHLNSSFPRVHNTALSTGLSTRSSNSVHHAPEQNLSFYQGNGHAGSRKCYSNHEVEQVPHCTAKAFHMDDRPSIQSQIPVEKQYLPRSPLSLPDLSGDLDSQFRCLRQVQYHLEYLFDGFLQSVHEASSADTFHIPAHSILFNRDAGMPSLLLPSSAKSNGGNTSPVPCSQSIEYVSQHLQNENPLDRTCQQNVSLPSGTNVPSTRLSPSSCADSEVSSVSWCYSSEDSAEMHGSGKDMHFSRKRCDTHKEQLASSRENGKTLSNQPVRFESNQNSGPGTRFVSHREQVALDTRTKELTIDQALKIQGYIRSDRKIVEKLNCHTRKEFVRHEDEARHVPKYCQDVCSNKNFLQKQYDNDMESTQAPSAMNQMPKHQSFNIPNTTECAGASLCKNLPIKQSFGTRKEHEIFDWPTKQRPIYEPLNLENRRSGWDCSKKISAGKQNYYNHKEHLSFVGGTGDMPCSNAVNSPNGLEREVNSNNLVQNGSRLRPLLPEVSLSCHHINSQKMSPVSTSQSYFPVANGQPLETIEFGSLGPFALKSNRTTNTQTAITDAPPLVLQRYRAATTENRPPGSCKVGDEDEFPPLSPGIR; translated from the exons GTTCTTGCATTTGGATCGGTTCCACTTAAGACTTATCTTCCTGATGGGGATATTGATCTAACTGTCCTTGGAAATACATCTTATGATAGTACTTTGGTTAATGATGTTTCCTGCATCCTTGAGTCAGAGGAGCAGAACAGTGATGCTGAATTTGTAGTGAAGAACTTGGAACAAATCAATGCTGAG GTCAGGCTCATTAAATGCACTATTGGAAATATTATAGTTGATATCTCATTCAATCAAACTGGCGGGATCTGCGCACTCTGCTTCCTTGAGCTG GTCGATCGTAAAGTTGGTAAGAACCATCTAGTTAAAAGGAGCATCATGTTGATCAAGGCATGGTGCTATTATGAAAGTCGCCTACTAGGAGCTCAACATGGACTAATATCCACATATGCACTGGAAGTACTTATCCTTTACATATTCAATCTATTTCACAAATCTCTCCACAGCCCTCTGGAG GTTCTTTATAGGTTTCTGGAATATTTTAGCAAGTTTGACTGGGACAACtattgcataagtttaaatggCCCTGTTGCTTTGTCATCTTTGCCAAACTTAAATG TTGAAGCTACATTTACACATACTGATGACTTATTGTTTGACGAAGAGTTCCTTAAGAGCTCAGTGGATAAAGCAACTGTACCTCCAAGAAATTCTGATGCATGCTATACGAGATTTCGTCCAAAACATCTAAACATAATTGATCCACTGAAGGAGTGCAACAATCTTGGCCGAAGTGTGAACAGAG CTAGCTTTCATCGTATTCGAACAGCTTTCTTATATGGTGCTCGAAAGCTTGGTCATATCCTCATGTTACCACCAGAAGTTATTCCTGATGAAATTTACGGTTTTTTCACAACCACTTTGGGAAGGAATGGAAGAGGAGTAAGACCAGATACTAGCAGCAATAGTGCATTTCATGCTTCCTTTGGTACTGGTGAGGCTCTTTTGGAAGATATATATAGTATGAAGATCTCTTACGATGAACAGCATGAGAACACAACTTCTTATTATCTTTCAAAGAGCTTGGGTGATAAGAACTTATATGTTGGAAAAAATGGACCTACACATTTGAATAGTTCTTTTCCAAGGGTCCACAACACTGCATTAAGTACTGGTTTAAGTACGAGGTCATCCAATTCTGTCCATCATGCACCCGAACAAAATTTATCGTTTTACCAAGGTAACGGTCATGCTGGCAGTAGAAAGTGTTACTCAAACCATGAAGTGGAGCAGGTACCTCACTGTACTGCCAAAGCCTTCCACATGGATGATAGGCCATCAATACAGTCACAAATTCCTGTGGAAAAACAATATCTTCCTCGTTCGCCATTGAGCTTGCCTGATCTATCAGGGGATTTGGATTCACAATTTAGATGCCTGCGTCAAGTTCAGTACCACCTCGAATACTTGTTTGATGGGTTTTTGCAGTCTGTTCACGAAGCATCTTCTGCTGATACGTTTCACATTCCTGCCCATAGTATCTTGTTCAACAGGGATGCAGGAATGCCAAGTCTACTATTGCCTTCATCTGCTAAAAGCAATGGAGGGAATACGTCTCCTGTTCCGTGTTCTCAGAGTATAGAATATGTTTCACAGCATTTACAGAATGAGAACCCATTGGACAGGACTTGCCAGCAGAATGTTTCATTGCCCTCCGGGACAAATGTTCCATCCACCAGACTTTCACCATCTTCTTGTGCTGATTCAGAGGTTTCTTCTGTTTCATGGTGTTATAGCTCTGAGGATAGTGCTGAGATGCATGGAAGCGGAAAAGACATGCACTTTTCAAGAAAG AGATGTGATACTCACAAGGAGCAATTGGCATCTTCGAGAGAGAATGGGAAAACACTGTCAAATCAACCAGTGAGGTTTGAAAGCAACCAGAACTCAGGCCCAGGAACAAGGTTTGTGTCTCACAGGGAGCAAGTTGCACTAGACACTAGAACCAAGGAACTAACAATAGATCAAGCATTGAAGATACAAGGATACATTCGATCAGATAGGAAAATTGTTGAAAAGCTCAATTGTCATACTCGAAAGGAATTTGTCCGACACGAAGATGAAGCAAGGCATGTACCgaagtactgccaggatgtatgcTCGAACAAGAACTTTTTGCAAAAGCAATATGATAATGACATGGAGTCTACACAAGCTCCCAGTGCAATGAATCAGATGCCAAAACATCAATCATTTAACATTCCAAATACTACAGAGTGTGCTGGAGCTAGCCTATGCAAGAACTTGCCTATAAAGCAGAGCTTTGGCACTAGGAAAGAGCATGAGATATTTGACTGGCCAACAAAGCAAAGACCGATTTATGAGCCATTGAATCTGGAAAACAGACGAAGTGGCTGGGATTGCTCAAAGAAGATATCAGCTGGAAAACAAAATTATTATAACCACAAGGAGCACCTGTCTTTTGTAGGAGGCACAGGGGACATGCCATGTAGCAATGCAGTAAACTCTCCAAATGGTTTAGAAAGGGAGGTTAATTCAAACAATCTCGTTCAAAATGGAAGTCGCCTAAGGCCACTGCTGCCAGAGGTGTCACTTTCTTGTCATCACATCAATAGCCAAAAGATGTCTCCAGTATCTACTTCTCAATCATACTTCCCTGTTGCAAATGGTCAACCATTGGAGACTATTGAGTTTGGATCTTTGGGCCCTTTTGCATTGAAATCAAACAGAACTACTAACACACAAACTGCCATTACAGATGCCCCTCCGTTAGTGTTACAGAGGTATAGGGCTGCCACAACCGAAAACAG GCCTCCAGGATCTTGCAAAGTGGGTGATGAAGATGAATTCCCACCTCTTAGTCCTGGGATCCGGTGA
- the LOC112876650 gene encoding uncharacterized protein LOC112876650, protein MPAPKWFQKLRRRKKGKQQAAACRSQAADADAAAAATTSAARAESRPSGGQRPSPLPAACAVSPNRASYYFASADRARQDRELPCAADVALDVRVDVVHRRAGDRRLGGLDAPPGTPELKLRRIVTRHAAADAWESGGGGGLSSASATTSAATTPSTRARGFHVKPAGGRRRHHRRRRDHDGSVNKKGKALASDVDAEASPLRRHGDAMRRRWLYESLVVVKASSDPEREMAESMAEMVVANGIRSSEDLEELLACYLALNAAEHHRAVVAAFRHVWSLLARHRLLV, encoded by the coding sequence ATGCCGGCGCCCAAATGGTTCCAGAAGctcaggaggaggaagaagggcaagcAGCAAGCCGCGGCATGCAGAAGCCAagccgccgacgccgacgcggcggcggctgcgaccacatcggcggcgcgcgcggaaAGTCGTCCGAGCGGCGGCCAGCGCCCGTCGCCGCTGCCGGCGGCGTGCGCCGTGTCGCCGAACAGGGCGTCCTACTACTTCGCCAGCGCGGACCGCGCGCGCCAGGACAGGGAGCTGCCCTGCGCCGCCGACGTGGCGCTGGACGTCCGCGTCGACGTGGTGCACCGCCGCGCGGGGGACCGGCGGCTCGGCGGCCTCGACGCGCCGCCCGGGACGCCCGAGCTCAAGCTGCGGCGCATCGTCACGAggcacgccgccgccgacgcgtgggagagcggcggcggcggcggcctcagCAGCGCCAGCGCGACGACGTCGGCCGCCACGACGCCGTCGACCAGGGCGCGCGGGTTCCACGTGaagccggccggcggccggaggcggcatcatcggcggcggcgcgaccaCGACGGAAGCGTGAACAAGAAGGGCAAGGCGCTGGCGTCGGACGTCGACGCGGAGGCGTCGCCGCTGCGGCGGCACGGGGACgcgatgcggcggcggtggctgtACGAGAGCCTGGTGGTGGTGAAGGCGTCGTCGGACCCGGAGCGGGAGATGGCCGAGAGCATGGCGGAGATGGTGGTGGCCAACGGCATCCGGTCGTCCGAGGACCTGGAGGAGCTCCTGGCGTGCTACCTCGCCCTCAACGCCGCCGAGCACCAccgcgccgtcgtcgccgcGTTCCGCCACGTGTGGTCCCTCCTCGCCAGGCACAGGCTGCTCGTCTAG
- the LOC112874788 gene encoding putative potassium transporter 8, whose protein sequence is MDLEFGRGLRSPKTDSWKTTLLLAYQSLGVVYGDLSISPLYVYKSTFAEDIQHSETNEEIFGVLSFVFWTLTLIPLIKYVSIVLRADDNGEGGTFALYSLICRHANVSLLPNRQIADEELSTYKLECPPEITNKSRIKVWLEKHRKLRIALLIMVMIGTCMVIGDGVLTPAISVFSAVSGLEFSLSKDHREYAVIPITCVILVFLFALQHYGTHRVGFLFAPIVLAWLFCMSAVGLYNIIHWNPHVYQALNPYYMFKFLKKTRKYGWMSLGGILLCMTGSEAMFADLGHFSYSAIQLAFTCLVYPALILAYMGQAAYLSKHHDFYSSSQVGFYIAVPDKIRWPVLVLAILASVVGSQAIISGTFSIINQSQSLSCFPRVKVVHTSEKIHGQIYIPEINWLLMILCIAVTVGFRDTKHMGNASGLAVITVMLVTTFLTSLVIVLCWHRPPLLAFAFLLFFGSIEALYFSASLIKFLEGAWLPILLALILMAVMLIWHYTTIKKYEFDLHNKVTLEWLLALGDKLGMVRVPGIGLVYTDLTSGVPANFSRFVTNLPAFHQVLVFVCVKSVPVPYVFPAERYLIGRVGPPGHRSYRCIVRYGYRDVHQDVDSFETELVETLATFIKLDASYRCSEASEPPEQQELEPSERERRLTVIASNPLRRRASYDLQGSVGHSAASTVEMRAAAAAAGAGDGDDAAEISPARKQVRFFIDSHVASPDAADGGKRVAEELAALAAARESGTAFILGHSHVQCKPGSSVLKRLAVDVGYNFLRRNCRGPDVALRVPPASLLEVGMVYVL, encoded by the exons ATGGATCTTGAGTTCGGCAGGGGCCTGAGATCCCCAAAG ACGGACTCTTGGAAGACCACCTTGCTGCTGGCGTACCAGAGCTTGGGAGTGGTCTATGGAGACCTGAGCATATCTCCTCTGTACGTGTACAAGAGCACCTTCGCCGAGGACATCCAGCACTCGGAGACGAACGAGGAGATCTTCGGCGTGCTCTCTTTCGTGTTCTGGACGCTCACCTTGATCCCTCTCATCAAGTACGTTTCGATTGTCCTGCGAGCTGACGACAATGGCGAGG GAGGAACATTTGCCCTATACTCTCTGATTTGCAGGCACGCAAATGTGAGCCTTCTCCCAAATCGCCAAATTGCTGATGAGGAGCTTTCCACTTATAAACTGGAATGCCCTCCCGAAATAACCAACAAGTCCCGTATCAAGGTGTGGCTTGAGAAGCACAGGAAGCTGCGCATTGCTCTGTTGATTATGGTTATGATTGGCACTTGTATGGTTATCGGGGACGGTGTTCTCACGCCTGCTATATCTG TGTTCTCAGCAGTTTCAGGTCTTGAGTTCTCGCTGTCCAAGGATCACCGTGAAT ATGCTGTCATTCCAATAACCTGTGTCATATTAGTATTCCTATTTGCCCTCCAGCACTACGGTACACACCGGGTTGGATTTCTCTTTGCCCCGATAGTTCTAGCCTGGCTATTCTGCATGAGTGCCGTTGGCCTTTATAATATCATCCACTGGAATCCTCATGTCTACCAAGCTCTGAATCCTTATTATATGTTCAAGTTCTTAAAAAAGACCAGAAAGTATGGTTGGATGTCGCTCGGCGGAATCTTGCTCTGCATGACAG GATCGGAAGCTATGTTTGCAGATCTTGGACACTTCTCATACAGCGCAATCCAG CTTGCTTTCACTTGTCTAGTTTACCCTGCACTGATTCTAGCGTACATGGGTCAAGCTGCTTACTTATCAAAACATCATGACTTTTACTCAAGCTCCCAAGTTGGATTTTACATCGCAGTTCCAG ATAAAATCAGATGGCCTGTGCTTGTATTGGCAATTTTGGCTTCGGTAGTCGGAAGTCAAGCAATCATTAGTGGAACCTTCTCAATTATCAATCAGAGCCAGTCCTTGagttgcttccctcgagtaaaAGTTGTGCATACATCTGAGAAAATTCATGGACAAATATACATCCCTGAGATCAATTGGTTGCTTATGATACTATGCATTGCTGTCACAGTTGGATTTAGAGACACAAAGCACATGGGAAATGCATCTG GACTAGCGGTGATAACTGTGATGCTGGTGACCACGTTCCTTACATCCCTGGTCATCGTTCTGTGCTGGCACAGGCCGCCACTGCTGGCTTTCgccttcctcctcttcttcgGATCCATCGAAGCGCTCTACTTCTCGGCGTCGCTGATCAAGTTCCTGGAGGGCGCGTGGCTCCCGATCCTCCTGGCGCTCATCCTCATGGCCGTGATGCTCATCTGGCACTACACGACCATCAAGAAGTACGAGTTCGACCTGCACAACAAGGTCACCCTGGAGTGGCTCCTCGCCCTCGGCGACAAGCTCGGCATGGTCCGCGTCCCCGGCATCGGCCTCGTGTACACGGACCTGACGTCTGGCGTGCCGGCCAACTTCTCCCGGTTCGTGACCAACCTCCCGGCGTTCCACCAGGTGCTGGTGTTCGTGTGCGTCAAGTCGGTGCCGGTGCCGTACGTGTTCCCGGCGGAGCGCTACCTGATCGGCCGCGTCGGCCCGCCGGGGCACCGGTCGTACCGGTGCATCGTGCGGTACGGGTACCGCGACGTGCACCAGGACGTGGACTCGTTCGAGACGGAGCTGGTGGAGACCCTTGCCACGTTCATAAAGCTGGACGCATCGTACCGGTGCAGCGAGGCCagcgagccaccggagcagcaGGAGCTGGAGCCCAGCGAGCGGGAGCGGCGGCTGACGGTGATCGCGAGCAACCCGCTCCGGCGCCGCGCGAGCTACGACCTCCAGGGCAGCGTGGGGCACTCGGCCGCGTCCACCGTCGAgatgcgcgccgccgccgctgcggccGGCGCGGGCGACGGTGACGACGCGGCGGAGATCAGCCCGGCGCGGAAGCAGGTGCGGTTCTTCATCGACAGCCACGTGGCGAGCCCGGACGCCGCGGACGGCGGCAAGCGGGTGGCGGAGGAgctggcggcgctggcggcggcgcgggagtcCGGCACGGCGTTCATCCTGGGGCACTCCCACGTGCAGTGCAAGCCCGGGTCGTCGGTGCTGAAGCGGCTGGCGGTGGACGTCGGGTACAACTTCCtgcggcgcaactgccgcggcCCCGACGTGGCGCTGcgcgtgccgccggcgtcgctGCTGGAGGTCGGCATGGTGTACGTGCTCTGA